The following are from one region of the Mesorhizobium sp. B2-8-5 genome:
- a CDS encoding transporter substrate-binding domain-containing protein yields MRAANQKGVEMKMGLLRWIGVAASALIFLTGAARADEAGQWSKIRIATEGAYAPWNYMSSDGKLAGYEIDLAHELCRRMETDCEIVAQDWDGMLPALNAGKFDAIIASMSVTPERQKVASFSMPYAKAPNAFMMMKDNPLASELGPRVDYSLKKDPEGAKKAVAAMATALKGKVLGVQGSSTAATFATAELKDLVEIREYKTTDEHNLDLAAGRIDLVMGNITMLKAAMKQPDMAGATLAGPTFIEGVLGSGTANVAMRKDDTALKAKFDAAIAEVNNDGFNQALTEKWFGVDITPKD; encoded by the coding sequence TTGCGTGCAGCCAATCAAAAAGGGGTAGAAATGAAAATGGGACTGTTACGATGGATAGGCGTCGCGGCGAGCGCCTTGATTTTCCTCACCGGAGCCGCCCGTGCGGATGAAGCCGGCCAATGGTCGAAGATACGCATTGCGACCGAGGGCGCCTATGCACCCTGGAATTATATGTCCTCCGACGGCAAGCTCGCGGGTTACGAGATCGATCTCGCTCATGAACTGTGCCGCCGCATGGAGACCGACTGCGAGATCGTCGCCCAGGACTGGGATGGCATGCTGCCAGCGCTCAATGCCGGAAAGTTTGACGCCATCATCGCGTCCATGTCGGTTACGCCAGAGCGGCAGAAGGTGGCTTCTTTCTCGATGCCTTATGCCAAGGCGCCAAACGCCTTTATGATGATGAAGGACAATCCGCTGGCCTCGGAACTTGGCCCTCGGGTCGACTACAGCCTGAAGAAGGATCCTGAAGGCGCCAAGAAAGCGGTGGCCGCGATGGCCACGGCGCTCAAAGGCAAAGTTCTCGGCGTCCAGGGCTCCTCGACGGCCGCGACATTCGCCACGGCCGAGTTGAAAGACCTGGTCGAGATCCGCGAATACAAGACAACGGACGAACACAACCTCGACCTAGCCGCCGGCCGCATCGACCTGGTCATGGGCAATATCACTATGCTCAAGGCCGCCATGAAGCAGCCAGACATGGCCGGCGCAACCCTTGCCGGACCTACATTCATCGAAGGCGTTCTCGGCAGCGGTACAGCCAATGTGGCGATGCGCAAAGACGACACCGCGCTCAAGGCAAAGTTCGACGCGGCGATTGCCGAGGTCAACAACGATGGGTTCAACCAGGCCCTAACGGAGAAGTGGTTCGGGGTCGATATCACGCCCAAGGATTGA
- a CDS encoding NAD(P)/FAD-dependent oxidoreductase, producing the protein MTQFVVVGAGLLGTSIAYRLAERGHSVTIVERDHPGAGTSGSSFAWTNSNEKTPYNYHLINALGMRAHRELEDEFGARPWFQGGGAVEWRSNAHEAQELDDRVARLIGWNYAAEWISADRLHKLEPALAREASGDAKIAYFADEGWMDPGVYIEFFLGKARDLGAKLRRESVTGVELSGDKVTGVETASGTTIGADVVVNCTGRWANDLGQDVRMTFPLAPTIGLLVVAAPAQSGVRRVVRTSAVNLRPDGAARIMLHSEHDEQGFTLESSSDDTYPAAVAMIERASRIYPELAGARPEAMRLSHRAIPGDGVSAVGPVPEVSGYYAAVTHSGATLAPWLGQVVAAELAGDADNDALQDFRPARFFGRQTDTSASTRKAQHVSTTPDR; encoded by the coding sequence ATGACCCAGTTTGTCGTTGTGGGTGCCGGGCTCCTCGGCACATCGATCGCCTATCGCCTCGCGGAACGAGGCCACTCCGTGACTATTGTTGAGCGCGACCATCCAGGCGCCGGCACCAGTGGTTCGAGCTTTGCCTGGACCAACTCGAACGAAAAGACCCCTTACAATTACCACCTGATCAATGCTCTGGGTATGCGCGCGCACCGGGAACTCGAAGACGAATTCGGCGCCCGTCCCTGGTTCCAGGGTGGCGGAGCGGTTGAATGGCGCTCGAACGCGCATGAGGCGCAAGAACTCGATGATCGCGTCGCTCGTTTGATTGGATGGAACTATGCCGCCGAATGGATTTCGGCGGACAGGCTACACAAGCTTGAGCCCGCCCTGGCTCGGGAGGCTTCAGGTGATGCGAAGATCGCCTATTTTGCCGACGAAGGCTGGATGGACCCCGGCGTCTACATCGAGTTCTTCCTCGGCAAGGCGCGCGACCTCGGGGCGAAATTGCGCCGCGAGAGCGTCACTGGCGTCGAGTTGAGCGGCGACAAGGTCACGGGCGTCGAGACGGCGTCAGGAACGACGATCGGTGCAGACGTGGTCGTCAACTGCACTGGCCGCTGGGCAAATGATCTGGGTCAGGACGTGCGCATGACCTTCCCGCTGGCTCCCACGATCGGCCTTCTCGTTGTGGCCGCCCCCGCCCAATCGGGTGTGCGGCGGGTGGTCCGCACGAGTGCAGTCAACCTCCGGCCCGATGGCGCGGCTCGGATCATGCTGCACAGCGAGCACGACGAACAAGGGTTCACGCTGGAAAGCAGTTCGGACGATACTTACCCCGCTGCTGTCGCGATGATCGAGCGCGCATCGCGCATCTATCCGGAGCTTGCAGGGGCCAGGCCCGAGGCAATGCGGCTGTCGCATCGCGCGATCCCAGGCGACGGCGTGTCGGCCGTCGGTCCGGTCCCGGAAGTAAGCGGCTACTATGCTGCTGTCACCCATAGCGGAGCGACGCTTGCGCCTTGGCTCGGACAAGTTGTTGCCGCCGAACTCGCGGGCGACGCGGACAACGATGCGCTCCAGGATTTTCGGCCGGCCCGGTTCTTCGGACGCCAAACCGACACATCCGCGTCCACTCGGAAGGCCCAGCATGTTTCGACGACTCCGGACCGATGA